The following are encoded together in the Montipora capricornis isolate CH-2021 chromosome 5, ASM3666992v2, whole genome shotgun sequence genome:
- the LOC138050180 gene encoding uncharacterized protein produces the protein MNSHSLLVLLDPNKLQTKIGHEIKTIGKTDMVVLYQDRYHVMEVQVVEGDVMPVVGLKTATELNLEKRLFTVVCRGDGDPQPEILKRYRGQFSGIGTLPGEYEIKIDASVIPVVHPPRRIPYMLRDKVKAELDRME, from the exons ATGAACAGCCATTCTTTATTGGTGCTATTGGATCCAAACAAGTTGCAGACAAAGATTG GGCATGAAATCAAAACAATTGGAAAGACTGACATGGTCGTTTTGTACCAAGATCGATACCATGTGATGGAGGTTCAGGTGGTTGAGGGAGATGTCATGCCAGTTGTGGGGTTGAAGACTGCCACAGAGTTAAATCTAGAAAAGAGACTGTTTACTGTAGTGTGTAGAGGTGATGGAGATCCCCAACCTGAAATACTCAAGAGGTACCGAGGTCAGTTCAGTGGGATTGGCACTCTCCCTGGTGAGTATGAGATAAAGATTGATGCAAGTGTCATCCCGGTAGTCCACCCGCCAAGGCGAATCCCGTACATGTTAAGGGACAAAGTGAAAGCTGAACTGGACAGAATGGAGTGA